In one window of Kitasatospora sp. MMS16-BH015 DNA:
- a CDS encoding S1C family serine protease → MSTEQPSSTGPEERSSAGEGAVEPTADAVPAPAESAPTLSFDKPAAPAAPSYLDAPPPSGPPSAGPAPAAAPQPAAAPAPANPYAEPAAPAPAAAAPANPYAAPAAHAEQSYAAPGAAEQQPYAAPGVPEQPHHPFGAGQPLGGWGGPAAGPLPGADYPGAPVAAPKKKRGGLIALVAAVALVAGIAGGAIGVGVSDNGGSGNSGSSRTSTTISVGDSQKISDRAPDSVAGIAAKALPSTVTIKASGSQESGTGTGFVFDTEGHILTNNHVVAPAANGGKLTVKFSDGSSFSASVVGRAQGYDVAVIKLDNPPKDRLVPLPLGDSDRVAVGDPTIAIGAPYGLEGTVTTGIVSAKDRPVASGDDNGAQNSYMNALQTDASINPGNSGGPLLNSAGAVIGINSAIQSNTGGAGGRAGSIGLGFAIPINQAKRVAQDLIKTGTPVYAIFGVLRNDDYKGDGAQIQTGPVQGTPAVTPGGPADQAGLKPGDIITKLGDHPIDSGPTLVSEIWTYKPGDKVDVEYTRDGKQAKTTITLGERKGDN, encoded by the coding sequence GTGAGCACCGAGCAGCCGAGTTCCACCGGGCCGGAGGAGCGTTCCTCCGCCGGTGAGGGGGCAGTGGAGCCGACCGCTGACGCGGTGCCGGCGCCGGCGGAGTCCGCGCCGACGCTCTCCTTCGACAAGCCGGCCGCCCCGGCCGCGCCGTCCTACCTGGACGCCCCGCCGCCCTCGGGCCCGCCGTCCGCCGGGCCCGCCCCGGCCGCGGCGCCGCAGCCCGCCGCCGCGCCCGCTCCGGCGAACCCGTACGCGGAGCCCGCCGCGCCCGCTCCGGCCGCCGCCGCGCCCGCCAACCCGTACGCGGCGCCGGCCGCGCACGCCGAGCAGTCCTACGCGGCGCCGGGCGCAGCCGAGCAGCAGCCGTACGCGGCGCCGGGCGTGCCCGAGCAGCCGCACCACCCGTTCGGGGCCGGCCAGCCGCTGGGCGGCTGGGGCGGTCCGGCGGCCGGCCCGCTGCCCGGGGCCGACTACCCCGGTGCGCCGGTGGCCGCGCCGAAGAAGAAGCGCGGCGGGCTGATCGCGCTGGTCGCGGCGGTGGCCCTGGTGGCCGGCATCGCCGGTGGCGCGATCGGCGTCGGGGTGAGCGACAACGGGGGCTCGGGCAACTCCGGGTCGAGCCGCACCAGCACCACGATCAGCGTGGGCGACTCGCAGAAGATCTCCGACCGCGCGCCGGACTCGGTCGCGGGCATCGCCGCCAAGGCGCTGCCGAGCACCGTCACCATCAAGGCCTCGGGCTCCCAGGAGTCGGGCACCGGCACCGGGTTCGTCTTCGACACCGAGGGCCACATCCTGACCAACAACCACGTGGTGGCCCCGGCGGCGAACGGCGGCAAGCTGACCGTCAAGTTCTCCGACGGCTCCTCCTTCTCGGCCTCCGTGGTCGGCCGGGCCCAGGGCTACGACGTCGCGGTGATCAAGCTGGACAACCCGCCCAAGGACCGGCTGGTGCCGCTGCCGCTGGGCGACTCGGACCGGGTCGCGGTCGGCGACCCGACCATCGCGATCGGTGCGCCGTACGGCCTCGAAGGCACCGTCACCACCGGCATCGTCAGCGCCAAGGACCGCCCGGTGGCCTCCGGCGACGACAACGGCGCGCAGAACTCGTACATGAACGCGCTGCAGACCGACGCCTCGATCAACCCGGGCAACTCCGGTGGCCCGCTGCTGAATTCGGCCGGTGCGGTGATCGGCATCAACTCGGCGATCCAGTCCAACACCGGTGGTGCGGGCGGCCGGGCAGGCTCGATCGGCCTCGGCTTCGCGATCCCGATCAACCAGGCCAAGCGGGTCGCCCAGGACCTGATCAAGACCGGCACTCCGGTCTACGCGATCTTCGGCGTGCTGCGCAACGACGACTACAAGGGCGACGGCGCCCAGATCCAGACCGGCCCGGTCCAGGGCACCCCGGCCGTCACCCCGGGCGGCCCGGCCGACCAGGCCGGCCTCAAGCCGGGCGACATCATCACCAAGCTCGGCGACCACCCGATCGACAGCGGCCCGACCCTGGTGAGCGAGATCTGGACGTACAAGCCGGGCGACAAGGTCGACGTGGAGTACACCCGCGACGGCAAGCAGGCCAAGACCACCATCACCCTCGGCGAGCGCAAGGGCGACAACTGA